A portion of the Tiliqua scincoides isolate rTilSci1 chromosome 3, rTilSci1.hap2, whole genome shotgun sequence genome contains these proteins:
- the SAP130 gene encoding histone deacetylase complex subunit SAP130 isoform X2: protein MSSQQFPRSGAPPTSLGPAPPPISTSGSTGLINPTTTVSDEPSRESEVTPRDLVVPGGSLQSREEKQETVVVRPYPQVQMLTQHHTVQSGVPVTVAAPPAHLAPAVPLSFSEGLMKPPLKPTIPSRPIAPAPPSTLSAPTKVPGQVTVTMESSIPQASAIPVATISGQQGHPSNLHHIMATNVQMSIIRSNAPGPPLHIGASHLPRGAAAAAVMSSSKVTTVLRPASQLPNAATAQPAVQHIIHQPIQSRPSATTSSTIPPAVVATVSATRAQSPVITTTTTHATESTLSRPTLSIQQHPPSAPISIQRPAQPRDTATRISLPSHPAIGTPKQQLHTMAQKTIFSTGTPVAAATVAPILATNTIPSATTAGSISHTQAPTSTIVTVTMPSHSSHATAVTTSNIPVAKVVPQQITHTSPRIQSDYTAERSNLIPISGHRASPNPVAMEARNDNRQSVPVQFQYFLPTYPPSYPLAAHTYTPITSSVSTIRQYPAQAPNSAITAQTGVGVASTVHLNPMQLMTVDASHARHIQGIQSAPIGAQGIQPAPVSAQGIQSAPIGTQGLHPTAPIGTQGLQTAPMGAQQPPTEAKTSVVLADGATIVANPISNTFNTAQASTTVVQTHNQSASSSTPAQGSSPRPSILRKKPTTDGLAVRKSLIPPQPPEVAGTRVESSMRNASGSPRPAGAKPKPEIHVSMATPVTVSVEAVSIQSNEQPIAVPTSQQPPSAIPTIITAASPPSQPATALSTIPGTIPAAPPTSTTIVAAPPPPSNISGVLSTVLGPVVPEIKIKEEVEPMDIMRPVSAVPPLTTNTVSPSLTLLANNLSMPQSDLPPGASPRKKPRKQQHVISTEEGDMMETNSTDDEKSTTKSLLVKTEKRKSPPKEYIDEEGVRYVPVRPRPPITLLRHYRNPWKAAYHHFQRYSDVRVKEEKKAMLQEIANQKGVSCRAQGWKVHLCAAQLLQLTNLEHDVYERLTSLQEGIIPKKKAATDDDLHRINELIQGNMQRCKLVMDQINEARESMLKVLEHKERVLKLLNKNGTVKKVSKLKRKEKV, encoded by the exons ATGAGTTCTCAGCAGTTCCCCCGTTCTGGCGCTCCTCCCACAAGTCTAGGACCAGCTCCTCCTCCAATCTCCACCAGTGGATCTACTGGATTAATAAATCCAACTACTACAG TAAGTGATGAACCCAGCCGAGAATCAGAAGTTACTCCCAGAGATCTTGTGGTTCCTGGTGGCTCACTTCAGTCTCGTGAAGAGAAGCAGGAAACAGTGGTAGTTCGGCCATACCCACAAGTGCAAATGTTGACTCAGCACCATACAGTGCAGTCTGGAGTGCCAGTTACAGTGGCAGCTCCTCCAGCACATCTGGCTCCAGCAGTGCCACTTTCTTTTTCTGAAGGTCTTATGAAG CCTCCTCTGAAGCCCACCATACCCAGCCGTCCTATTGCACCAGCTCCCCCATCTACTTTGTCTGCTCCCACCAAAGTTCCTGGACAGGTTACCGTAACAATGGAGAGCAGCATCCCGCAGGCCTCTGCTATTCCTGTAGCAACGATCAGTGGACAACAG GGACATCCCAGCAACTTGCATCATATAATGGCAACGAATGTTCAGATGTCAATCATCCGAAGTAATGCTCCTGGGCCACCCCTACACATTGGAGCTTCTCACTTACCTCGAG gtgcagctgctgctgctgttatgtCCAGTTCTAAAGTAACAACAGTCCTGAGACCAGCTTCACAGTTGCCAAACGCAGCCACAGCTCAACCAGCAGTTCAGCACATTATTCACCAACCAATCCAG TCCCGACCCTCAGCAACAACATCAAGTACCATCCCTCCTGCTGTAGTAGCAACAGTCTCTGCTACAAGGGCTCAATCACCAGTAATTACTACGACAACAACACATGCTACAGAATCTACCCTCAG TCGGCCAACGTTGTCAATTCAGCAGCACCCACCTTCTGCACCTATCAGTATTCAGCGCCCTGCGCAGCCACGGGACACCGCAACTAGAATCTCGCTACCTTCACATCCAGCCATAGGAACACCAAAACAGCAACTCCACACAATGGCTCAG AAAACTATTTTCAGTACTGGTACTccggtggcagcagcaacagtggcGCCTATTTTAGCAACCAATACCATTCCTTCAGCAACCACAGCTG GTTCTATATCTCACACTCAAGCGCCTACAAGTACAATTGTCACAGTGACGATGCCCTCGCACTCTTCCCATGCAACTGCTGTAACCACTTCAAACATCCCAGTCG CTAAAGTGGTTCCTCAGCAAATCACACATACTTCTCCTCGCATCCAATCTGACTACACTGCAGAGAGGAGTAACCTCATTCCTATATCTGGGCACCGTGCATCTCCAAATCCAGTTGCAATGGAAGCTAGAAATGATAACAG ACAGTCAGTGCCTGTTCAATTCCAGTACTTTTTACCAACATATCCACCTTCTTATCCTTTGGCTGCCCACACTTATACACCTATTACGAGCTCCGTGTCTACCATCCGCCAATATCCTG CTCAGGCCCCCAACTCTGCCATAACAGCTCAGACTGGGGTAGGAGTTGCCTCCACAGTTCATCTCAATCCCATGCAGCTAATGACTGTGGATGCATCTCATGCCCGTCATATCCAGGGCATTCAGTCTGCACCAATTGGTGCACAGGGCATACAGCCAGCTCCTGTCAGTGCACAAGGAATACAGTCTGCACCAATTGGAACTCAAGGGCTACATCCAACTGCACCAATTGGCACGCAAGGTCTTCAGACTGCACCAATGGGTGCTCAGCAGCCACCAACTGAAGCAAAGACATCAG TAGTCTTGGCAGACGGAGCCACCATTGTGGCCAATCCAATCAGCAATACATTCAACACTGCTCAAGCTTCAACTACCGTGGTGCAAACACATAACCAGAGTGCCAGTTCGAGCACACCAGCCCAGGGTTCATCCCCTCGCCCAAGCATACTCCGGAAGAAACCAACTACAGATGG GTTGGCAGTTAGGAAGAGCCTCATTCCTCCTCAACCGCCTGAGGTAGCTGGCACTCGAGTTGAGAGCTCTATGAGGAATGCATCTGGATCACCAAGACCAGCTGG tGCCAAACCTAAACCAGAAATCCATGTGTCTATGGCCACTCCAGTCACTGTGTCTGTGGAAGCAGTATCCATTCAGAGCAATGAGCAACCTATTGCAGTTCCTACTTCTCAGCAGCCACCATCTGCCATTCCAACAATCATCACAGCAGCCAGTCCACCTTCACAGCCCGCAACAGCCCTGTCAACCATTCCAGGAACAATTccagctgccccacccacttcaaCCACAATTGTGGCTGCTCCTCCACCTCCGTCAAACATAAGTGGTGTCCTCTCCACAGTATTGGGTCCTGTGGTACCAGAGATAAAAATCAAAGAGGAAGTGGAACCTATGGACATAATGCGGCCAGTCTCAG CAGTTCCTCCCCTGACTACAAATACTGTGTCTCCGTCTCTTACGTTGCTGGCCAATAACCTctcaatgccccaaagtgacttGCCACCTGGTGCCTCCCCAAGAAAAAAACCGCGGAAGCAACAGCATGTAATTTCTACAGAGGAAGGAGACATGATGGAGACCAATAGCACTGATGATGAAAAATCCACTACCAAAAGTCTGCTGGTAAAGACAGAGAAACGCAAGTCTCCTCCAAAAGAGTATATAG ATGAAGAAGGTGTGAGGTATGTTCCTGTGCGTCCAAGACCCCCCATCACACTGCTTCGCCACTATCGcaacccctggaaagctgcttATCATCACTTTCAGCGGTACAGTGATGTCAGGGTGAAAG AAGAGAAGAAGGCTATGCTGCAGGAGATCGCTAACCAGAAGGGTGTGTCTTGTCGTGCCCAGGGGTGGAAAGTTCATCTTTGCGCAGCACAATTGCTGCAGCTG ACAAACCTGGAGCATGATGTGTATGAACGACTCACGTCCCTGCAAGAAGGGATCATTCCCAAGAAAAAGGCAGCAACTGATGATGACTTGCATAGAATAAATGAACTGATACAG GGGAATATGCAGAGATGTAAACTTGTAATGGATCAAATTAATGAGGCTCGAGAATCCATGCTAAAGGTCTTGGAACACAAAGAGCGTGTTCTGAAACTTCTCAACAAGAACGGAACTGTCAAGAAAGTATCCAAattgaagaggaaagaaaaagtgTAG
- the SAP130 gene encoding histone deacetylase complex subunit SAP130 isoform X5 → MSSQQFPRSGAPPTSLGPAPPPISTSGSTGLINPTTTVSDEPSRESEVTPRDLVVPGGSLQSREEKQETVVVRPYPQVQMLTQHHTVQSGVPVTVAAPPAHLAPAVPLSFSEGLMKPPLKPTIPSRPIAPAPPSTLSAPTKVPGQVTVTMESSIPQASAIPVATISGQQGHPSNLHHIMATNVQMSIIRSNAPGPPLHIGASHLPRGAAAAAVMSSSKVTTVLRPASQLPNAATAQPAVQHIIHQPIQSRPSATTSSTIPPAVVATVSATRAQSPVITTTTTHATESTLSRPTLSIQQHPPSAPISIQRPAQPRDTATRISLPSHPAIGTPKQQLHTMAQKTIFSTGTPVAAATVAPILATNTIPSATTAGSISHTQAPTSTIVTVTMPSHSSHATAVTTSNIPVAKVVPQQITHTSPRIQSDYTAERSNLIPISGHRASPNPVAMEARNDNRQSVPVQFQYFLPTYPPSYPLAAHTYTPITSSVSTIRQYPAQAPNSAITAQTGVGVASTVHLNPMQLMTVDASHARHIQGIQSAPIGAQGIQPAPVSAQGIQSAPIGTQGLHPTAPIGTQGLQTAPMGAQQPPTEAKTSVVLADGATIVANPISNTFNTAQASTTVVQTHNQSASSSTPAQGSSPRPSILRKKPTTDGLAVRKSLIPPQPPEVAGTRVESSMRNASGSPRPAGAKPKPEIHVSMATPVTVSVEAVSIQSNEQPIAVPTSQQPPSAIPTIITAASPPSQPATALSTIPGTIPAAPPTSTTIVAAPPPPSNISGVLSTVLGPVVPEIKIKEEVEPMDIMRPVSVPPLTTNTVSPSLTLLANNLSMPQSDLPPGASPRKKPRKQQHVISTEEGDMMETNSTDDEKSTTKSLLVKTEKRKSPPKEYIDEEGVRYVPVRPRPPITLLRHYRNPWKAAYHHFQRYSDVRVKEEKKAMLQEIANQKGVSCRAQGWKVHLCAAQLLQLTNLEHDVYERLTSLQEGIIPKKKAATDDDLHRINELIQGNMQRCKLVMDQINEARESMLKVLEHKERVLKLLNKNGTVKKVSKLKRKEKV, encoded by the exons ATGAGTTCTCAGCAGTTCCCCCGTTCTGGCGCTCCTCCCACAAGTCTAGGACCAGCTCCTCCTCCAATCTCCACCAGTGGATCTACTGGATTAATAAATCCAACTACTACAG TAAGTGATGAACCCAGCCGAGAATCAGAAGTTACTCCCAGAGATCTTGTGGTTCCTGGTGGCTCACTTCAGTCTCGTGAAGAGAAGCAGGAAACAGTGGTAGTTCGGCCATACCCACAAGTGCAAATGTTGACTCAGCACCATACAGTGCAGTCTGGAGTGCCAGTTACAGTGGCAGCTCCTCCAGCACATCTGGCTCCAGCAGTGCCACTTTCTTTTTCTGAAGGTCTTATGAAG CCTCCTCTGAAGCCCACCATACCCAGCCGTCCTATTGCACCAGCTCCCCCATCTACTTTGTCTGCTCCCACCAAAGTTCCTGGACAGGTTACCGTAACAATGGAGAGCAGCATCCCGCAGGCCTCTGCTATTCCTGTAGCAACGATCAGTGGACAACAG GGACATCCCAGCAACTTGCATCATATAATGGCAACGAATGTTCAGATGTCAATCATCCGAAGTAATGCTCCTGGGCCACCCCTACACATTGGAGCTTCTCACTTACCTCGAG gtgcagctgctgctgctgttatgtCCAGTTCTAAAGTAACAACAGTCCTGAGACCAGCTTCACAGTTGCCAAACGCAGCCACAGCTCAACCAGCAGTTCAGCACATTATTCACCAACCAATCCAG TCCCGACCCTCAGCAACAACATCAAGTACCATCCCTCCTGCTGTAGTAGCAACAGTCTCTGCTACAAGGGCTCAATCACCAGTAATTACTACGACAACAACACATGCTACAGAATCTACCCTCAG TCGGCCAACGTTGTCAATTCAGCAGCACCCACCTTCTGCACCTATCAGTATTCAGCGCCCTGCGCAGCCACGGGACACCGCAACTAGAATCTCGCTACCTTCACATCCAGCCATAGGAACACCAAAACAGCAACTCCACACAATGGCTCAG AAAACTATTTTCAGTACTGGTACTccggtggcagcagcaacagtggcGCCTATTTTAGCAACCAATACCATTCCTTCAGCAACCACAGCTG GTTCTATATCTCACACTCAAGCGCCTACAAGTACAATTGTCACAGTGACGATGCCCTCGCACTCTTCCCATGCAACTGCTGTAACCACTTCAAACATCCCAGTCG CTAAAGTGGTTCCTCAGCAAATCACACATACTTCTCCTCGCATCCAATCTGACTACACTGCAGAGAGGAGTAACCTCATTCCTATATCTGGGCACCGTGCATCTCCAAATCCAGTTGCAATGGAAGCTAGAAATGATAACAG ACAGTCAGTGCCTGTTCAATTCCAGTACTTTTTACCAACATATCCACCTTCTTATCCTTTGGCTGCCCACACTTATACACCTATTACGAGCTCCGTGTCTACCATCCGCCAATATCCTG CTCAGGCCCCCAACTCTGCCATAACAGCTCAGACTGGGGTAGGAGTTGCCTCCACAGTTCATCTCAATCCCATGCAGCTAATGACTGTGGATGCATCTCATGCCCGTCATATCCAGGGCATTCAGTCTGCACCAATTGGTGCACAGGGCATACAGCCAGCTCCTGTCAGTGCACAAGGAATACAGTCTGCACCAATTGGAACTCAAGGGCTACATCCAACTGCACCAATTGGCACGCAAGGTCTTCAGACTGCACCAATGGGTGCTCAGCAGCCACCAACTGAAGCAAAGACATCAG TAGTCTTGGCAGACGGAGCCACCATTGTGGCCAATCCAATCAGCAATACATTCAACACTGCTCAAGCTTCAACTACCGTGGTGCAAACACATAACCAGAGTGCCAGTTCGAGCACACCAGCCCAGGGTTCATCCCCTCGCCCAAGCATACTCCGGAAGAAACCAACTACAGATGG GTTGGCAGTTAGGAAGAGCCTCATTCCTCCTCAACCGCCTGAGGTAGCTGGCACTCGAGTTGAGAGCTCTATGAGGAATGCATCTGGATCACCAAGACCAGCTGG tGCCAAACCTAAACCAGAAATCCATGTGTCTATGGCCACTCCAGTCACTGTGTCTGTGGAAGCAGTATCCATTCAGAGCAATGAGCAACCTATTGCAGTTCCTACTTCTCAGCAGCCACCATCTGCCATTCCAACAATCATCACAGCAGCCAGTCCACCTTCACAGCCCGCAACAGCCCTGTCAACCATTCCAGGAACAATTccagctgccccacccacttcaaCCACAATTGTGGCTGCTCCTCCACCTCCGTCAAACATAAGTGGTGTCCTCTCCACAGTATTGGGTCCTGTGGTACCAGAGATAAAAATCAAAGAGGAAGTGGAACCTATGGACATAATGCGGCCAGTCTCAG TTCCTCCCCTGACTACAAATACTGTGTCTCCGTCTCTTACGTTGCTGGCCAATAACCTctcaatgccccaaagtgacttGCCACCTGGTGCCTCCCCAAGAAAAAAACCGCGGAAGCAACAGCATGTAATTTCTACAGAGGAAGGAGACATGATGGAGACCAATAGCACTGATGATGAAAAATCCACTACCAAAAGTCTGCTGGTAAAGACAGAGAAACGCAAGTCTCCTCCAAAAGAGTATATAG ATGAAGAAGGTGTGAGGTATGTTCCTGTGCGTCCAAGACCCCCCATCACACTGCTTCGCCACTATCGcaacccctggaaagctgcttATCATCACTTTCAGCGGTACAGTGATGTCAGGGTGAAAG AAGAGAAGAAGGCTATGCTGCAGGAGATCGCTAACCAGAAGGGTGTGTCTTGTCGTGCCCAGGGGTGGAAAGTTCATCTTTGCGCAGCACAATTGCTGCAGCTG ACAAACCTGGAGCATGATGTGTATGAACGACTCACGTCCCTGCAAGAAGGGATCATTCCCAAGAAAAAGGCAGCAACTGATGATGACTTGCATAGAATAAATGAACTGATACAG GGGAATATGCAGAGATGTAAACTTGTAATGGATCAAATTAATGAGGCTCGAGAATCCATGCTAAAGGTCTTGGAACACAAAGAGCGTGTTCTGAAACTTCTCAACAAGAACGGAACTGTCAAGAAAGTATCCAAattgaagaggaaagaaaaagtgTAG